A genomic region of Conger conger chromosome 6, fConCon1.1, whole genome shotgun sequence contains the following coding sequences:
- the LOC133130843 gene encoding eukaryotic translation initiation factor 4E-1A isoform X2, whose translation MWCFTETTSNPQNPEEEKTEETSQEIISTESYIKHPLQNRWSLWFFKNDKSKTWQANLRLISKFDTVEDFWALYNHIQLSSNLMSGCDYSLFKDGIEPMWEDERNKRGGRWLITLNKQQRRADLDRFWLETLLCLIGEAFDDYSDEVCGAVVNIRTKGDKIAVWTTDYENREAVTHIGRVYKERLGVPQKLTIGYQSHADTATKSGSTTKNKFIV comes from the exons ATGTGGTGCTTTACG GAAACCACTTCAAACCCCCAAAatcctgaagaagaaaaaaccgAAGAAACCAGTCAAGAGATCATCAGTACCGAAAGCTACATTAAACATCCACTACAGAACAG atggtCTCTTTGGttctttaaaaatgacaaaagcaaAACCTGGCAGGCCAACCTCCGTCTGATTTCCAAATTTGACACAGTGGAAGATTTCTGGGC TCTCTACAACCACATTCAGCTCTCCAGCAATCTAATGTCTGGCTGCGACTACTCCCTCTTCAAG GACGGCATCGAGCCCATGTGGGAGGACGAGAGGAACAAGCGAGGAGGGCGATGGCTGATCACGCTCAACAAGCAGCAGCGTCGGGCCGACCTAGACCGCTTCTGGCTGGAGACA CTTCTGTGTCTGATCGGCGAGGCCTTCGATGACTACAGCGACGAGGTGTGTGGTGCGGTCGTCAACATCCGGACGAAAGGAGACAAAATCGCTGTGTGGACGACTGACTATGAGAACAGGGAGGCTGTGACCCATATAGG GAGGGTGTATAAGGAGCGATTAGGTGTGCCACAGAAGCTGACCATCGGCTACCAGTCCCACGCCGACACGGCAACCAAGAGTGGCTCCACCACCAAGAACAAGTTCATCGTCTGA
- the LOC133130843 gene encoding eukaryotic translation initiation factor 4E-1A isoform X1, whose translation MRKWISMFGPVTLEDWVQSDFMLPVEASESDRYKMATAEPETTSNPQNPEEEKTEETSQEIISTESYIKHPLQNRWSLWFFKNDKSKTWQANLRLISKFDTVEDFWALYNHIQLSSNLMSGCDYSLFKDGIEPMWEDERNKRGGRWLITLNKQQRRADLDRFWLETLLCLIGEAFDDYSDEVCGAVVNIRTKGDKIAVWTTDYENREAVTHIGRVYKERLGVPQKLTIGYQSHADTATKSGSTTKNKFIV comes from the exons ATGCGTAAATGGATTTCCATGTTTGGGCCTGTCACGTTGGAAGACTGGGTCCAATCGGATTTTATGCTCCCAGTAGAGGCCTCTGAATCAGATCGATATAAGATGGCGACCGCGGAACCG GAAACCACTTCAAACCCCCAAAatcctgaagaagaaaaaaccgAAGAAACCAGTCAAGAGATCATCAGTACCGAAAGCTACATTAAACATCCACTACAGAACAG atggtCTCTTTGGttctttaaaaatgacaaaagcaaAACCTGGCAGGCCAACCTCCGTCTGATTTCCAAATTTGACACAGTGGAAGATTTCTGGGC TCTCTACAACCACATTCAGCTCTCCAGCAATCTAATGTCTGGCTGCGACTACTCCCTCTTCAAG GACGGCATCGAGCCCATGTGGGAGGACGAGAGGAACAAGCGAGGAGGGCGATGGCTGATCACGCTCAACAAGCAGCAGCGTCGGGCCGACCTAGACCGCTTCTGGCTGGAGACA CTTCTGTGTCTGATCGGCGAGGCCTTCGATGACTACAGCGACGAGGTGTGTGGTGCGGTCGTCAACATCCGGACGAAAGGAGACAAAATCGCTGTGTGGACGACTGACTATGAGAACAGGGAGGCTGTGACCCATATAGG GAGGGTGTATAAGGAGCGATTAGGTGTGCCACAGAAGCTGACCATCGGCTACCAGTCCCACGCCGACACGGCAACCAAGAGTGGCTCCACCACCAAGAACAAGTTCATCGTCTGA